The following are encoded in a window of bacterium SCSIO 12643 genomic DNA:
- a CDS encoding SDR family NAD(P)-dependent oxidoreductase, which translates to MRFQFKDIASQKGKVAIVTGANIGLGYETTLGLVSKDVQVIMACRNFDKAHKAKSKIEAQFPEAQLEVIQLDLGSFQSVRAFVKNFTTKYDRLDLLIENAGIMMPPFMQTEDGFESQFGVNHLGHFLLAHLLYPTIQKTPQARIITLSSIAHRNGRIDFENLNAEVKYSKMGAYGQSKLACLMFALELDRKLRKSGSETIAVSAHPGASNTNLGQHLNKTLYKLLLPLMSFFIHAPKEAALPTLYAALGTDIQGGDYVGPTGFNEMKGKPGKVKALPHAYDAEVAKRLWEVSEEFIGQKFEV; encoded by the coding sequence ATGCGCTTTCAATTTAAAGATATCGCTTCTCAAAAAGGAAAAGTGGCCATTGTAACCGGAGCCAATATTGGGTTGGGTTATGAAACAACTCTAGGTTTGGTTTCAAAGGATGTACAGGTGATCATGGCTTGTCGGAATTTTGATAAAGCCCATAAAGCAAAATCTAAAATTGAAGCACAATTTCCGGAAGCGCAGTTGGAAGTGATTCAATTGGATTTAGGAAGTTTCCAATCCGTTCGGGCGTTTGTAAAGAATTTTACAACCAAATACGATCGATTGGACCTCCTGATTGAAAATGCGGGAATCATGATGCCGCCCTTTATGCAAACCGAAGATGGTTTTGAAAGTCAATTCGGAGTGAATCATTTGGGGCATTTTTTACTAGCGCATTTATTGTATCCAACCATTCAGAAAACACCGCAGGCGAGGATTATTACCTTAAGTAGCATAGCGCATCGAAACGGACGGATTGATTTTGAAAATCTCAATGCGGAAGTCAAATATTCCAAAATGGGGGCATACGGACAAAGTAAGTTAGCTTGTTTGATGTTTGCCCTGGAATTAGATCGTAAGTTAAGGAAATCGGGGAGCGAAACAATAGCGGTATCCGCACATCCCGGAGCATCCAATACCAATTTAGGGCAACATCTCAACAAAACATTGTATAAGTTGTTGCTGCCTTTAATGTCCTTTTTTATTCATGCCCCTAAAGAAGCGGCATTGCCAACATTATATGCCGCTTTGGGAACAGATATTCAGGGTGGAGATTATGTGGGACCCACCGGGTTTAATGAAATGAAAGGTAAACCCGGAAAAGTAAAAGCGCTTCCACATGCATATGATGCCGAAGTGGCCAAACGACTATGGGAAGTATCAGAAGAATTTATCGGACAAAAGTTTGAGGTTTAA
- a CDS encoding NAD(P)H-binding protein yields MQQNLTAIVIGATGLVGRHLIQELVNDQRFNKIKIFSRRSPEISSPKIEEHLIDFDQLAEYKSHIQGDVLFSCMGTTIKTAGSKEVQYKVDYTYQFHMAQFARENGVPDYVLVSSTGANPKSSVFYSRMKGELERDVKELGFQRCIFIRPSVLMGERPEFRLGEVIGGKVINTLSAILPFLKKYKGILGQDVAKSMLEIYHVEQDHGTQIFALDQLRKYLKN; encoded by the coding sequence GTGCAACAAAATCTAACAGCCATAGTCATAGGTGCGACCGGATTGGTCGGCAGACATTTGATTCAGGAATTGGTCAATGATCAGAGATTTAATAAAATCAAAATCTTTTCCAGAAGATCACCCGAAATTTCGAGCCCCAAGATCGAGGAACATTTAATTGATTTTGATCAATTAGCGGAATACAAGTCACACATTCAAGGTGATGTTTTGTTTTCTTGTATGGGAACGACCATAAAGACCGCAGGAAGTAAAGAAGTTCAATACAAGGTAGATTATACCTATCAATTCCACATGGCGCAATTTGCCCGTGAAAATGGAGTGCCGGATTATGTATTGGTTTCATCAACTGGTGCCAATCCAAAATCCAGTGTGTTTTATTCCCGAATGAAAGGGGAGCTGGAAAGGGATGTTAAGGAATTGGGTTTCCAACGTTGTATTTTCATCCGTCCAAGCGTGCTGATGGGGGAGCGTCCGGAGTTCAGGTTGGGCGAAGTCATTGGAGGTAAAGTCATTAATACCTTATCTGCGATCCTGCCATTTTTGAAAAAGTATAAAGGCATTTTAGGACAGGATGTAGCAAAATCCATGTTAGAGATTTACCATGTGGAACAAGATCATGGAACACAAATTTTTGCATTAGATCAATTAAGGAAATATTTAAAGAATTAG
- a CDS encoding NAD-dependent epimerase/dehydratase family protein: protein MKVIVTGATGMVGKGVLLECLNHSDVSEVLVIGRSSTGITHDKLNELQHKDFSEFDSISDQLKGYDACYACMGVSAAGMSEEDYTRMTYGFTMALAQKLYALNPNMTFNYVSGQGTNSSEKGGSMWGRVKGRTENDIFKLGFKQAFAFRPGMIIPENGIQPSSKLYKVLINNLTWLLKLMKKMAPNSVVSTTQIGLAMIHVSKNGYAQKILDPKDILILAGQ from the coding sequence ATGAAAGTAATTGTAACAGGGGCTACAGGAATGGTAGGTAAAGGAGTGTTATTAGAATGTTTAAACCATTCAGATGTATCGGAAGTTTTGGTGATCGGAAGGTCATCTACAGGAATAACACATGACAAATTAAATGAATTGCAACACAAAGACTTTTCAGAATTCGATTCTATTTCAGATCAACTCAAAGGGTATGATGCCTGTTACGCGTGTATGGGTGTAAGTGCAGCCGGAATGTCAGAAGAAGACTATACCCGAATGACCTATGGTTTCACCATGGCATTGGCGCAAAAGTTATACGCGTTAAATCCAAATATGACCTTCAATTATGTGTCAGGACAGGGAACCAATTCTTCTGAAAAAGGAGGCAGCATGTGGGGACGTGTAAAGGGAAGAACCGAGAATGATATTTTTAAATTGGGTTTTAAACAGGCATTTGCTTTTCGTCCGGGAATGATCATTCCTGAAAATGGAATTCAACCAAGTAGCAAACTTTACAAAGTCCTGATCAATAATTTAACCTGGCTGTTGAAACTTATGAAAAAAATGGCTCCAAATTCGGTGGTAAGTACCACGCAGATCGGTTTGGCAATGATTCATGTTTCTAAGAATGGTTATGCGCAAAAGATTTTAGACCCAAAAGATATTCTTATTTTGGCCGGCCAATAA
- a CDS encoding SDR family oxidoreductase, whose amino-acid sequence MKKVALITGASSGIGREFAKIHATKGGDMVIVARSQGKLEELKKELETQYQSKVMIVVKDLSQPHAAQEIYDELKQAQVQVDYLINNAGFGGHGKFHERPWESDLTMINLNIIALTALTRLFLPDMVKRNQGKILNVSSTASLMAGPLQAVYFATKAYVTSFSNALAEELHDTNITVTALLPGATATGFAETSGMDKTDLFKNTFTADLVAGEGYQAMLDGKLDIISGVTFGQKMMMNFIPFTPKKMILKQIREMQEIK is encoded by the coding sequence ATGAAAAAAGTAGCATTAATTACAGGAGCATCAAGTGGAATCGGTCGTGAATTTGCAAAAATACATGCGACCAAAGGCGGTGATATGGTAATCGTAGCGAGGAGTCAGGGCAAATTAGAGGAATTAAAAAAGGAGTTGGAAACCCAATATCAGTCTAAAGTCATGATAGTCGTAAAAGACTTATCACAACCCCATGCGGCTCAAGAAATCTATGATGAATTGAAACAAGCACAAGTTCAAGTAGACTATCTGATTAATAATGCAGGATTTGGCGGACATGGTAAGTTTCATGAACGTCCATGGGAATCTGATTTAACCATGATCAATTTGAACATTATTGCATTGACGGCTTTAACCCGTTTGTTTTTACCTGATATGGTCAAAAGAAATCAAGGTAAGATTTTGAATGTATCGTCAACAGCCAGTTTAATGGCCGGGCCATTGCAAGCGGTATATTTCGCAACTAAAGCTTATGTAACTTCATTTAGTAACGCATTGGCCGAAGAACTTCACGATACCAATATCACTGTGACGGCATTACTTCCGGGTGCTACAGCTACCGGGTTTGCCGAAACTTCAGGAATGGATAAAACCGATTTATTTAAAAATACATTTACAGCTGATCTGGTAGCCGGAGAAGGATATCAGGCGATGTTGGATGGGAAACTGGATATTATTTCAGGAGTGACCTTTGGCCAAAAAATGATGATGAATTTCATTCCGTTTACTCCCAAAAAAATGATCTTAAAACAGATTAGAGAAATGCAGGAAATTAAGTGA
- a CDS encoding carbonic anhydrase — MNIQEIENRLQEGNARFVQDRLEGKLLDSERRTDLTSGQSPFAIVLSCADSRVVPEMAFDTGLGEIFTVRVAGNVANTSSIASIEYAVAHLGSKVIVVMGHQSCGAVTAAAAGGDNGYNLNHLLSHIAPALAASPEGAEINDIVKKNAELTATDLMTRSAIIKGAVDEGKVKIVPAYYNLDSGKVDFL; from the coding sequence ATGAATATTCAAGAAATCGAAAACAGATTACAAGAAGGTAATGCGCGTTTTGTGCAAGACCGATTAGAAGGTAAATTACTTGATTCTGAACGTAGAACAGATCTAACCTCAGGACAAAGCCCATTTGCCATTGTATTAAGTTGTGCAGATAGCCGTGTAGTTCCTGAAATGGCGTTCGATACTGGATTGGGAGAAATCTTTACCGTGCGTGTAGCAGGTAACGTAGCAAATACTTCTTCTATCGCGAGTATTGAATATGCTGTAGCTCATTTAGGATCAAAAGTGATCGTAGTGATGGGGCACCAAAGTTGTGGAGCCGTAACCGCGGCAGCTGCCGGAGGAGACAACGGATACAACTTAAACCATTTATTATCTCATATTGCTCCGGCTTTAGCAGCAAGTCCTGAAGGTGCTGAGATTAATGATATTGTAAAGAAAAATGCGGAATTAACTGCAACTGATTTAATGACCAGATCAGCGATCATTAAAGGCGCAGTAGATGAAGGTAAAGTGAAAATTGTTCCGGCCTATTATAATTTAGATTCCGGAAAAGTAGATTTCCTATAA
- a CDS encoding valine--tRNA ligase yields MEISSKYAPVEVEKKWYQTWMDQGYFNSKPDEREPFTIVIPPPNVTGVLHMGHMLNNTIQDVLIRKARMNGKNACWVPGTDHASIATEAKVVAKLKDEGINKADLTREEFLKHAWDWTDKHGGIILEQLKKLGASCDWDRTAFTMDDIRSESVNQVFVDLYNKGLIYRGYRMVNWDPEAQTTVSDEEVIHKELNGKLYFMKYMVEGSDEYLTVATTRPETIFGDTAVCVNPSDERYTHLHGKKIIVPLVGRVVPVITDDYVDVEFGTGALKITPAHDIHDKEIGDKNGLETIDALNDDGTLNAYGMHYEGKDRFVVRKEIVKELESLGLLLKVEDYTNKVGTSERTGAVIEPKISVQWFLKMEELAKPALDLVMDDEVKLIPSKFKNTYRHWMENVRDWCISRQLWWGHQIPAFYYGKGVNDFVVAKTIEEALTLAQEATGNADLKVSDLKQDEDALDTWFSSWLWPMSVFDGIRNPENEEIKYYYPTNVLVTAPEILFFWVARMIIAGNEYQGAKPFNDVYLTGIVRDKQGRKMSKSLGNSPDPIGLIEKYGADGVRVGMLLTSPAGNDLPFDESLCEQGRNFSNKVWNALRLVKGWDSDDSIAQPESAVLANQWFESRVAEAMKEMEDSYSKFRLSEALMTTYKLVWDDFCGSYLEMIKPAYQQPIDGKTLAEAIANFEIIVKLMHPFMPFISEEIWSLLTERAENDHIIVASWPEMKEVNQEILDLFNATTNVVTEVRTFRLNNGIPNKDAIKLMVNGKSGVSAKFDSVLIKLLNLSEVTTVEEKPEGVFTFVANNAEYYIPVEGMIDVEAETAKIEEELKYVQGFMTSVNKKLGNERFVNNAPEKVVAMERKKLADAEAKVKILEQQLADLK; encoded by the coding sequence ATGGAGATTTCAAGTAAATATGCCCCGGTAGAGGTAGAGAAGAAGTGGTATCAAACCTGGATGGATCAAGGATATTTTAATTCTAAGCCAGACGAAAGAGAGCCATTTACAATAGTCATCCCTCCACCAAATGTAACCGGTGTGTTGCATATGGGACATATGTTGAATAACACCATTCAGGATGTATTGATTCGTAAAGCCCGTATGAATGGGAAAAATGCGTGTTGGGTTCCGGGAACCGATCACGCTTCTATTGCTACGGAAGCAAAAGTGGTAGCGAAGCTGAAAGACGAAGGCATCAATAAAGCAGATTTAACACGTGAAGAGTTTTTAAAACATGCCTGGGATTGGACCGATAAACACGGTGGAATCATCTTAGAGCAATTAAAAAAATTGGGAGCTTCATGTGATTGGGATCGTACGGCTTTTACTATGGATGATATTCGTAGTGAGTCTGTAAATCAGGTTTTTGTTGATTTGTACAACAAAGGTTTGATCTATCGCGGTTACCGAATGGTAAACTGGGATCCCGAAGCGCAAACTACAGTTAGTGATGAGGAAGTAATCCATAAGGAACTGAACGGAAAACTATACTTTATGAAGTATATGGTTGAGGGGTCAGATGAATACTTAACTGTAGCAACGACACGTCCGGAAACTATTTTTGGAGATACTGCTGTTTGTGTAAATCCGAGTGATGAGCGTTACACACACTTGCACGGCAAGAAAATTATCGTTCCATTGGTAGGAAGAGTGGTTCCGGTTATTACCGATGATTATGTAGATGTAGAATTCGGAACAGGTGCATTAAAAATTACGCCTGCACACGATATTCATGATAAAGAGATCGGTGATAAAAATGGTTTGGAAACCATTGATGCGCTGAATGATGATGGAACTTTAAATGCTTATGGAATGCATTATGAAGGGAAAGATCGTTTTGTGGTGCGTAAGGAAATCGTAAAAGAATTAGAGTCTTTAGGTTTATTGCTTAAAGTAGAAGATTATACCAATAAAGTAGGAACCTCAGAAAGAACAGGTGCCGTAATTGAACCTAAAATTTCGGTACAATGGTTCCTGAAGATGGAAGAGTTGGCTAAGCCTGCTTTGGATTTGGTAATGGATGATGAGGTGAAGTTAATTCCTTCAAAATTCAAGAATACATACCGTCACTGGATGGAGAATGTACGTGATTGGTGTATTTCTCGTCAGTTGTGGTGGGGACATCAAATCCCGGCTTTCTATTACGGAAAAGGGGTAAACGATTTTGTAGTGGCAAAAACCATTGAAGAAGCATTGACTTTAGCGCAAGAAGCTACCGGAAATGCAGATTTAAAAGTATCGGATTTAAAACAAGATGAAGATGCTTTGGATACCTGGTTCTCTTCATGGTTGTGGCCAATGTCAGTGTTTGACGGCATTAGAAATCCGGAAAACGAAGAAATTAAATATTACTATCCCACAAATGTATTGGTAACTGCACCGGAGATTTTATTCTTCTGGGTAGCGAGAATGATCATTGCGGGAAATGAATATCAAGGTGCAAAACCGTTTAACGATGTGTATTTGACCGGGATCGTTCGCGATAAGCAAGGTCGTAAGATGAGTAAGTCATTAGGAAACTCCCCAGACCCAATCGGATTGATTGAGAAATATGGAGCGGATGGGGTACGTGTAGGAATGTTGTTGACGTCTCCTGCCGGAAATGATTTACCATTTGATGAAAGTTTGTGTGAGCAGGGACGTAATTTCTCAAACAAAGTATGGAACGCTTTGCGTTTGGTAAAAGGATGGGATAGTGATGACAGTATTGCACAACCGGAATCTGCTGTATTGGCCAATCAATGGTTTGAGTCTCGTGTGGCTGAAGCGATGAAAGAAATGGAAGATAGTTACTCTAAATTCCGTCTATCAGAAGCGCTAATGACGACTTACAAACTGGTTTGGGATGATTTCTGTGGATCTTATTTGGAAATGATCAAACCGGCATACCAGCAGCCAATTGATGGTAAAACATTAGCAGAAGCGATTGCCAATTTTGAGATCATCGTGAAATTAATGCATCCGTTCATGCCTTTCATTTCAGAAGAAATCTGGAGCTTGCTTACAGAAAGAGCAGAAAACGATCATATCATTGTAGCTTCATGGCCGGAGATGAAAGAAGTAAATCAAGAAATTCTGGATTTATTCAATGCCACTACTAATGTGGTGACAGAAGTTCGTACTTTCAGATTGAATAATGGAATTCCAAATAAAGATGCCATTAAACTGATGGTAAATGGAAAGTCCGGAGTAAGTGCTAAATTCGATTCTGTTTTAATCAAGCTTCTCAACCTAAGTGAAGTAACGACCGTAGAGGAAAAGCCGGAAGGTGTATTCACTTTCGTAGCAAATAATGCGGAATACTACATTCCTGTGGAAGGAATGATTGATGTGGAAGCAGAAACCGCAAAGATTGAAGAAGAATTGAAATATGTACAGGGATTTATGACTTCGGTAAATAAAAAGCTGGGGAACGAACGTTTCGTAAATAATGCACCTGAAAAGGTAGTAGCTATGGAACGTAAAAAACTAGCAGATGCTGAAGCTAAAGTGAAGATTTTAGAGCAACAATTGGCTGACTTGAAATAG
- a CDS encoding phytase translates to MKSPKKTSINWSLALLTVGYGFLMNTCMTETREFNDAIAVAKVKAMAQTTPVSIDDDAADDPVIWINSKDSTHSLIFGTNKKEGIEVYDLKGNRVAQYPVGRVNNIDLRYNFILGSDTIDLIGATNRTSNTLSFFRIHQDGKLTPVGDSSFVSNIDPVYGFTMYQSKKDSTAYAFAISKKGQLEQWKLNGADSNLTGEIVKTYDFGNTCEGLVADDYTGYLYIAEEDKGIWKWNIDAHSTEAPELIFSLEKSTKLKGDIEGIALYYVDETQGYLIASSQGNNTYAVFDREAPHKYRGSFAVEDGDQIDGTEETDGLDVLNLRLPGYPNGMLVIQDGYNMENGDTINQNFKIVDWSDVARGMNPPLEISNGFDALH, encoded by the coding sequence ATGAAATCACCTAAAAAAACAAGCATTAACTGGTCTTTGGCATTACTTACTGTAGGGTACGGTTTTTTAATGAATACCTGTATGACGGAGACCAGAGAATTTAACGATGCCATTGCAGTAGCTAAGGTTAAAGCGATGGCACAAACTACTCCGGTTTCTATTGATGATGATGCTGCAGACGACCCTGTGATTTGGATTAACTCAAAAGATAGTACCCATAGCTTAATCTTTGGAACCAATAAGAAAGAAGGAATCGAAGTATATGATCTGAAAGGAAACCGTGTAGCGCAGTATCCGGTAGGTCGTGTCAACAATATTGATTTACGTTATAATTTTATCTTGGGAAGTGATACCATAGATTTGATTGGAGCGACCAATAGGACGAGCAATACATTAAGCTTTTTCAGAATTCATCAGGATGGGAAATTAACCCCCGTGGGAGATTCTTCATTTGTTTCGAACATTGATCCGGTATACGGGTTTACCATGTACCAATCTAAAAAAGATTCTACGGCTTATGCTTTTGCGATTAGTAAGAAAGGACAGTTGGAACAATGGAAGTTAAACGGGGCGGATAGCAATTTAACCGGAGAAATTGTAAAGACGTATGATTTTGGAAATACCTGTGAAGGTCTGGTAGCAGATGATTATACAGGGTATTTATACATTGCTGAAGAAGATAAAGGAATCTGGAAATGGAATATTGATGCGCATAGTACGGAAGCTCCGGAATTGATTTTCTCATTGGAAAAGAGTACCAAACTAAAAGGAGATATTGAAGGGATTGCCTTGTATTATGTGGATGAAACCCAAGGATATTTGATTGCTTCAAGCCAGGGGAATAATACCTATGCGGTATTTGATCGTGAAGCACCGCATAAATACCGAGGAAGTTTTGCAGTGGAGGATGGGGATCAAATTGATGGTACAGAAGAAACCGATGGGTTAGATGTATTGAATTTGAGATTACCAGGATATCCAAATGGAATGTTGGTAATTCAGGATGGGTATAACATGGAAAATGGAGATACCATCAATCAGAACTTCAAAATTGTAGATTGGTCAGACGTGGCCAGAGGTATGAATCCACCTCTGGAAATTTCGAACGGATTTGATGCTTTACATTAA
- a CDS encoding alpha/beta hydrolase, with the protein MAKKRWKIGVRLILLMLIVPIVALTYFLFANEAPILEGKIIYGEAYRPNQELDIYMPTERKHEQIPVVVFVHGGAWIGGFKESVNSNRFNEVFNRLRANGYAIVSPNYTLARNGKTPFPDCIRDVYEAMYWVEQKADSFDFDLNNVGIFGESAGAHISMMVAFDSAQKYTDKVFTYPLRYVVDIYGPNELQGIYHQHTVDSMNALIEELPEPIKSSVNITEHLFGFDPKTDSARATKYLVENSPRVYAHQEVPPTLIIQGDEDLIVPLSQSVELSQKLDSLEVVNHLHIIPEANHGFIGASKDQKAQIHNWIYEFVVEYYQ; encoded by the coding sequence ATGGCGAAAAAGAGATGGAAAATTGGGGTGAGGTTGATTTTACTGATGCTGATTGTTCCGATTGTTGCATTAACCTATTTTCTATTTGCAAATGAAGCACCTATTCTGGAAGGGAAGATCATTTATGGTGAAGCCTATCGTCCCAATCAGGAATTGGATATTTATATGCCCACAGAGCGGAAACATGAGCAGATTCCGGTAGTGGTTTTTGTACATGGCGGAGCCTGGATTGGAGGTTTTAAGGAATCTGTGAATAGCAATCGTTTCAATGAAGTTTTTAATCGACTACGTGCCAACGGTTATGCCATTGTAAGCCCCAATTACACGCTGGCGCGAAATGGCAAAACACCTTTCCCGGATTGTATTCGAGATGTATATGAAGCCATGTATTGGGTGGAGCAAAAAGCAGATTCATTTGACTTTGATTTGAATAACGTAGGCATCTTTGGAGAATCCGCGGGCGCACATATCTCCATGATGGTGGCATTTGACTCGGCCCAGAAGTATACCGATAAAGTATTCACGTATCCATTGCGATATGTCGTAGATATATATGGCCCCAATGAACTACAGGGTATTTATCATCAACACACCGTAGACTCTATGAATGCACTCATTGAAGAATTACCGGAACCGATTAAGTCCAGTGTAAATATCACAGAACACCTGTTTGGATTTGATCCTAAAACCGATTCGGCACGAGCCACCAAATATTTAGTGGAAAACTCACCAAGAGTATATGCCCATCAGGAAGTACCTCCCACCTTGATCATTCAGGGCGATGAAGATTTAATTGTACCATTAAGTCAAAGTGTAGAATTGAGTCAAAAACTGGATAGTTTGGAAGTTGTAAATCATCTGCATATCATTCCTGAAGCCAATCACGGATTCATTGGAGCCTCTAAAGATCAGAAAGCACAAATTCATAATTGGATCTATGAATTTGTTGTGGAATATTATCAGTAA